From the Paludibacterium paludis genome, one window contains:
- a CDS encoding thioester reductase domain-containing protein — protein sequence MDYRNRTLVGNIVLTGATGVLGGRLLQEVLETTDAMVYCVVRAESPDAALERIKEVLFAYDEARTLDSQCWRIIPVLGDVSRERLGLDEASYLELAGSVDLVLHSAANVSLVASYAKIAPVNVGGVATMIEFCLAGSVPLMMVSSFSVTGSKLYEPGFVLGEHDLDVGQCFEEMDYERSKFEAEQLVHAASERGLDWVIVRPGNIWGDSRTGCYPLRQTRVKGLYYEMLKSLVETGLTFSSDEDFDISPVDYVARAALYAVMNLHVTNRRTFNLTHPHPINYDDIVAALRHYGYTIGLVDSTTYFEALQSGRLCRDGKPYRSTFTDLLSIFYDGSDIKEHARYDTSGIDALLADTDIRCHPCDAALIGRYLDYAVRTGFIVAPAQQGPLATLSESAVRGGGLMEQLYDADLSDMPAQPA from the coding sequence ATGGATTACCGGAATAGAACTCTGGTCGGAAATATCGTGCTGACCGGCGCCACGGGCGTGCTGGGAGGCCGTCTGCTGCAGGAAGTGCTCGAAACCACCGATGCGATGGTGTATTGCGTGGTGAGGGCCGAGTCGCCCGACGCGGCCCTCGAGCGCATCAAGGAGGTGCTGTTCGCCTATGATGAGGCGCGTACCCTGGACAGCCAGTGCTGGCGGATCATTCCGGTGCTGGGCGACGTCAGCCGGGAGCGCCTGGGGCTGGACGAGGCCAGCTACCTCGAGCTTGCGGGTTCGGTCGACCTCGTGCTGCATTCGGCCGCCAATGTGAGCCTGGTCGCCTCGTACGCCAAGATCGCGCCGGTCAATGTCGGCGGCGTGGCGACGATGATCGAGTTCTGCCTGGCCGGTTCCGTGCCGCTCATGATGGTCTCCAGCTTCAGCGTGACCGGCAGTAAGCTCTACGAGCCCGGCTTCGTGCTCGGGGAGCACGATCTCGATGTCGGCCAATGCTTCGAGGAGATGGACTACGAGCGTTCCAAGTTCGAGGCGGAGCAGCTTGTGCACGCCGCGAGCGAACGCGGGCTCGACTGGGTGATTGTCCGGCCCGGCAATATCTGGGGCGACAGCCGCACCGGTTGCTATCCGCTCAGGCAGACCCGCGTCAAGGGGCTGTATTACGAGATGCTCAAGTCGCTGGTGGAAACCGGCCTGACGTTTTCTTCCGACGAGGACTTCGACATCTCTCCGGTCGATTATGTGGCCCGGGCGGCGCTCTATGCGGTGATGAACCTGCATGTCACCAACCGGCGCACCTTCAACCTGACACATCCTCATCCGATCAACTACGACGATATCGTCGCGGCCTTGCGGCACTACGGCTACACGATCGGCCTGGTCGACAGCACCACGTACTTCGAGGCCTTGCAAAGCGGCCGGCTTTGCCGCGACGGCAAGCCGTACCGCTCGACCTTTACCGACCTGTTGTCGATTTTCTATGACGGTAGCGATATCAAGGAGCATGCCAGATACGACACGAGCGGGATCGACGCGCTGTTGGCCGACACCGACATCCGTTGCCATCCGTGCGATGCGGCGCTGATCGGCCGTTATCTGGATTATGCCGTCCGAACCGGCTTCATCGTTGCGCCGGCGCAGCAGGGGCCGCTGGCCACCCTCAGCGAATCGGCGGTCAGGGGCGGCGGTCTGATGGAGCAGCTGTACGACGCCGACCTGAGCGATATGCCGGCGCAGCCGGCCTGA
- a CDS encoding PfaD family polyunsaturated fatty acid/polyketide biosynthesis protein yields MNNDFLCEAPPALAPSSSRTGRSGVADATAEALRTRLLSLGRPAGLRVAENGVRLDESAQDGAVPALLPEAFGDPSFLRDYGVRFAYYAGAMAGGINSEEMVIALGAQGILSSFGAGGLGVERVRSAVARIKAALPDGPYAINLLHNPGQPDWEMACVKLFVDEGVRVVEASAYVKLTPAIVYYRVAGLEADGRGGVVRRNKVIAKVSRREVATHFLMPPPQKILASLLAQGLISPAQAELAARVPMADDITVEGDSGGHTDNGVLACIFPSIADLRDEIAAEQRYGFGIRIGAAGGLGSPQSVLAAFALGAAYVVTGSINQACREAGTSEAVKTRLGQATIQDVAMAPSADMFELGAKVQVLKAGSMYAVRAQKLYTLYKQYERLEDIPEAEIRNLENALFKRPIDTVWAETEAFFTSRGNLAPLEAARSNPRKKMALLFQWYLGQSSRWAIAGDTERAVDFQVWCGPAMGAANEWLRGSALEAVSERRAGVIAVELMRGAAYLARVQFLRHLGVAVPESWLRYRPGTARIDNTEGAGGTFSAAASNPRHKEEFKSMEAETKLPLNKSKDFYKQCWELLPGGTHYNFGDPERPLVIPFNRGRNSRVWDLDGNEHLDLFCKFGALFVGHHNEAYNEALIQYMQKVTSVDTCDLEVDVCTQMIRHIPSAEMVRFCLSGTEAVQNALRLARGFTGKNRFIRFHGHYHGNADNIMGWRKKQDLTFPVPESFKGDLLDTLGRAEGVLEEQSFLLPWNDIQILEATIERYHGDIAAVLMEPICINGGGIFPREGYLERAKEICEKHNIVLIFDEIITGIRLGLSGAQGILGVTPHLTTLGKALGGGSMPISAIVGRRDIMDLYTRGKVIHAGTFNGYPLGLAAIKATFDLIEKDPGCYERMAGFTAQISDAFIRAAHANGLPLVVQGMPTALVYHSQDAMVDRSEGYSDKVKFCDIIIREISKRYGIQFSPLSRIYSNLLMSQDDVRFFEERIFDAMANARKVIDITFKEGELA; encoded by the coding sequence GTGAACAATGATTTTCTTTGTGAGGCGCCGCCCGCCCTGGCGCCGTCTTCGTCCCGGACGGGGCGGTCGGGCGTGGCGGACGCCACCGCCGAGGCGCTCCGTACGCGGCTATTGTCCCTCGGCCGCCCGGCCGGCTTGCGCGTCGCGGAAAACGGCGTGCGGCTTGACGAGTCGGCTCAGGATGGCGCCGTACCGGCCTTGTTGCCCGAAGCGTTCGGCGACCCGTCCTTCCTCCGGGATTACGGGGTGCGCTTCGCCTACTACGCCGGCGCGATGGCGGGAGGCATCAATTCCGAGGAAATGGTCATCGCGCTCGGCGCGCAGGGCATCCTCAGCTCGTTCGGCGCCGGCGGACTGGGCGTCGAGCGGGTCCGCTCCGCCGTCGCACGCATCAAGGCGGCGCTGCCGGACGGTCCGTACGCCATCAACCTCCTGCACAACCCCGGCCAGCCCGACTGGGAAATGGCCTGCGTGAAGCTGTTCGTCGACGAGGGCGTGCGGGTGGTCGAGGCATCGGCTTACGTCAAGCTGACCCCGGCCATCGTGTATTACCGCGTGGCGGGTCTGGAGGCGGACGGGCGGGGCGGGGTGGTGCGGCGCAACAAAGTGATCGCCAAGGTATCGCGGCGCGAAGTCGCCACGCATTTTCTGATGCCGCCCCCGCAAAAGATCCTCGCGTCGCTGCTCGCCCAGGGGCTGATCAGCCCGGCCCAGGCGGAACTCGCCGCCCGTGTGCCGATGGCCGACGACATCACCGTGGAAGGCGATTCGGGCGGACACACCGACAACGGCGTGCTCGCGTGCATTTTCCCGTCGATCGCCGACCTGCGCGACGAAATCGCCGCGGAGCAGCGCTACGGCTTTGGCATCCGCATCGGCGCGGCCGGCGGGCTCGGATCGCCGCAGTCCGTGCTGGCGGCCTTCGCGCTGGGCGCGGCCTATGTCGTCACCGGCTCGATCAACCAGGCCTGCCGCGAGGCGGGCACCTCGGAGGCGGTCAAGACGCGACTTGGACAAGCCACCATCCAGGATGTCGCGATGGCGCCTTCGGCCGACATGTTCGAACTGGGCGCCAAAGTGCAGGTGCTCAAGGCCGGCAGCATGTACGCGGTGCGCGCCCAGAAGCTTTACACCCTGTACAAGCAGTACGAACGCCTCGAGGACATCCCCGAGGCGGAAATCCGCAACCTGGAGAACGCGCTGTTCAAGCGGCCGATCGACACCGTATGGGCCGAGACCGAGGCGTTTTTCACGTCGCGGGGCAACCTCGCGCCGCTGGAGGCGGCCCGCTCCAATCCCCGCAAGAAAATGGCGCTGCTGTTTCAGTGGTATCTCGGGCAGTCGTCGCGCTGGGCGATCGCCGGCGACACCGAACGGGCGGTCGATTTTCAGGTGTGGTGCGGGCCGGCGATGGGCGCGGCCAACGAGTGGTTGCGCGGCAGCGCGCTGGAGGCGGTGTCGGAACGCCGCGCCGGCGTTATCGCCGTCGAATTGATGCGCGGCGCGGCCTACCTCGCGCGTGTCCAGTTTCTGCGTCATCTGGGCGTCGCGGTGCCGGAGAGTTGGTTGCGCTACCGGCCCGGCACGGCGCGTATCGACAACACCGAAGGAGCCGGCGGGACGTTCAGCGCCGCGGCATCGAACCCACGTCATAAAGAGGAGTTCAAGAGTATGGAAGCCGAAACCAAACTGCCGTTGAACAAATCGAAGGATTTCTACAAGCAGTGCTGGGAGCTGTTGCCCGGCGGCACGCACTACAACTTCGGTGATCCGGAGCGCCCGCTGGTCATCCCGTTCAACCGCGGACGCAATTCGCGGGTCTGGGATCTGGACGGTAACGAGCACCTGGACCTGTTCTGCAAATTCGGCGCCCTGTTCGTCGGTCACCACAACGAGGCCTACAACGAAGCGCTGATCCAGTACATGCAGAAGGTCACCTCGGTGGATACCTGCGACCTGGAAGTGGATGTGTGCACGCAGATGATCCGCCACATTCCGAGCGCCGAAATGGTCCGTTTCTGCCTGAGCGGCACCGAGGCCGTGCAGAACGCGCTGCGCCTGGCGCGCGGCTTCACCGGCAAGAACCGCTTCATCCGTTTCCACGGCCATTACCATGGCAACGCCGACAACATCATGGGATGGCGCAAGAAGCAGGATCTGACCTTCCCGGTTCCCGAGTCCTTCAAGGGCGACCTGCTGGATACCCTGGGGCGCGCCGAGGGCGTGCTTGAAGAGCAGTCCTTCCTGCTGCCGTGGAACGATATCCAGATTCTGGAGGCCACCATCGAACGCTACCACGGAGATATCGCCGCGGTGCTGATGGAACCGATCTGCATCAATGGCGGCGGGATTTTCCCGCGCGAGGGCTATCTCGAACGCGCCAAGGAGATCTGCGAAAAGCACAACATTGTGCTGATCTTCGACGAGATCATCACCGGCATCCGGCTCGGCCTGTCCGGCGCGCAAGGCATCCTCGGCGTCACGCCGCACCTGACCACCCTGGGCAAGGCGCTGGGCGGCGGGTCGATGCCGATTTCGGCCATCGTCGGCCGCCGCGACATCATGGATCTTTATACCCGCGGCAAGGTCATCCATGCCGGCACGTTCAACGGCTACCCGCTCGGTCTTGCCGCCATCAAGGCGACCTTCGACCTGATCGAGAAGGATCCGGGCTGCTACGAGCGCATGGCCGGTTTCACCGCGCAGATTTCCGACGCGTTCATCCGCGCGGCGCACGCCAACGGCCTGCCTCTGGTCGTGCAGGGCATGCCCACCGCGCTGGTCTATCACTCCCAGGACGCCATGGTCGACCGCTCGGAAGGCTACAGCGACAAGGTCAAATTCTGCGACATCATCATCCGCGAGATTTCCAAGCGCTACGGTATCCAGTTCTCGCCGCTATCGCGCATCTACTCGAACCTGCTGATGAGCCAGGATGACGTCCGCTTCTTCGAAGAGCGCATTTTCGATGCCATGGCCAACGCCAGGAAGGTGATCGACATCACGTTCAAGGAAGGGGAACTCGCTTGA
- a CDS encoding amidohydrolase, translated as MNQARDLTLTLVQTDIAWEAPQRNLDRLDATLSTLGDTDLIVLPEMFSTGFTMNPVAVAETMDGRTVNWLRDTARARRADIMGSVVIGEEGRYFNRLVWAGQDGSLACYDKRHLFTFAGEHRHYCAGTEPRIVPFNGWSVATFICYDLRFPEWSRNLDGKYDLAVYIASWPERRSRHWQALLTARAIENQCYVVGVNRIGTDGNGLSYSGDSMLIDPLGEVLFHEKHAECLHTAVLSHAKLNDVRETFPFLKDADRFELSK; from the coding sequence ATGAACCAAGCGCGTGATTTGACCCTGACCCTCGTGCAGACCGATATCGCCTGGGAGGCGCCGCAACGCAATCTGGACCGTCTGGACGCCACGCTGTCGACCCTTGGCGACACGGATCTGATCGTGCTGCCGGAGATGTTTTCCACGGGGTTCACCATGAATCCCGTGGCCGTCGCGGAAACCATGGACGGACGCACCGTGAACTGGCTGCGCGATACCGCGCGGGCGCGCCGGGCCGACATCATGGGCAGCGTGGTCATCGGCGAGGAGGGGCGGTATTTCAACCGGCTGGTGTGGGCCGGTCAGGACGGCTCCCTCGCCTGCTACGACAAGCGGCACCTGTTCACCTTCGCCGGCGAGCACCGGCACTACTGCGCGGGCACCGAGCCGCGGATCGTGCCGTTCAATGGCTGGTCGGTGGCGACCTTCATTTGCTACGACCTGCGTTTTCCCGAATGGTCGCGCAATCTGGACGGCAAATACGATCTGGCCGTCTACATCGCCAGCTGGCCGGAGCGCCGTTCGCGTCACTGGCAGGCCCTGCTGACCGCGCGCGCCATCGAGAACCAGTGCTATGTGGTGGGAGTGAACCGTATCGGCACCGACGGCAACGGTCTGAGCTACAGCGGCGATTCGATGCTCATCGATCCACTGGGCGAGGTGCTGTTCCATGAAAAGCACGCCGAATGCCTGCATACCGCCGTGCTGTCGCACGCGAAGCTGAACGATGTGCGCGAGACCTTTCCGTTCCTCAAGGATGCGGACCGCTTCGAACTGAGCAAGTGA
- a CDS encoding SDR family NAD(P)-dependent oxidoreductase, with translation MSRQIAVVTGAAGGFGAAISSALLEVGYAVAATDADAGALERLGGHLGYPEHLKTFVMDVTDAAAVEQAAELIAERMGPGITVLVNNAGIIGRSYCLAQKSIELSARVIDVNLTGAFNCTAVFSRRMAALKYGRIINIASVAGIWGAAGGAAYAASKAGLISASESWARELGPLNISVTAIAPGICKTQMLGQFIDQETAQSADEARIIKSIVPVGRWGTPEDVAEVVTFLATCKTNYLNATVIPMDGGMRVGSL, from the coding sequence TTGAGCCGGCAAATCGCCGTGGTCACCGGAGCCGCCGGCGGTTTTGGGGCGGCCATCTCCTCCGCGCTTCTGGAGGTGGGCTACGCCGTGGCGGCCACCGACGCGGACGCCGGGGCTCTGGAACGGCTCGGCGGCCACCTGGGTTATCCCGAGCACCTCAAGACCTTCGTCATGGACGTGACCGACGCGGCCGCGGTCGAGCAGGCGGCCGAACTGATCGCCGAGCGCATGGGGCCGGGCATCACAGTACTGGTCAACAACGCGGGCATCATCGGCCGCTCGTATTGCCTGGCGCAAAAGAGCATCGAGCTCTCGGCCAGGGTGATCGACGTGAACCTCACCGGCGCGTTCAATTGCACGGCGGTGTTTTCCCGGCGCATGGCGGCGCTCAAATACGGCCGGATCATCAATATCGCTTCCGTGGCGGGCATCTGGGGCGCGGCCGGCGGCGCGGCCTACGCCGCGTCCAAGGCCGGTCTGATCAGCGCGTCGGAGTCCTGGGCGCGCGAGCTCGGACCGCTGAACATTTCGGTGACGGCCATCGCACCGGGCATCTGCAAGACCCAGATGCTCGGCCAGTTCATCGATCAGGAGACGGCGCAGTCCGCCGATGAGGCCCGCATCATCAAGTCCATCGTGCCGGTCGGACGCTGGGGCACGCCGGAGGATGTGGCCGAGGTGGTGACATTCCTCGCCACCTGCAAGACCAATTATCTCAATGCCACCGTGATACCGATGGATGGCGGCATGCGGGTGGGATCGTTGTGA